GCTCGTCCTGCGCGGGGCACGGGAGCGGCTCTCACCGATCCTGATGACCGCGTTGGCCACCGGACTAGCCCTGGTGCCGCTGGCGGTCGTCGGCACGATCCCCGGGAACGAGATCGAGCACCCGATGGCCGTCGTCATCCTGGGCGGGCTGTTGACGACGACGTTGCTCAACCTGTTCATCGTCCCCTCGCTCTACCTGCGATTCGGCAAGCGGGGGAGTCGCAAGCAGGAGCGTGTCCTCCCGGCATCGTGACCGAGGAGATCGACGCGCGTCTACCGCGGGTGGTGAGGAACGCGAACCAGCTGCCAGAGCATCAGCGCTGACGCAAGCGCGGTCGCGCATCCGACGACGCCGAGCGCGCTCGTGATCGATGCGGTCGAAAGGCCGGACACGTTCGACATCTCAACCGCGAACCAGGCGTGACGTACCGCCACCAGGAGCGCGATCCCTCCGAGGAAGCATGCAACGAGCAGCGCGAGCCGTCCGCGGCTTCGGCGCGGCAACCGGGAACCGGACGCATCGAAGTGCGCGAACCACACTGAGTCATCCGCGGCTGCGTCATCGGGTCGGAGCTGCGCTTCGAGCTCCGCGATCACCCGTTCCTCGTACTCCGTGAGGGCCAATGCCTTTCCTCTCCTCCGAGGGCCGCGCTCTCTACCCCTCCCGCGCACACCTCAGCGCCCTGCGACCTGTGTGTGTCGTGCCGAGGCCACGTGGGTGAAAACGCGTCAACCGAATGACAGATGGTCCCGGGCGCGAGGTGCACGAGATGTCGGGCCGCACCCGATTTCGGTGCGTTGTCCCGTCTCGCGCCTTCACGCTCTCCCCTCAAGGGGCATTGTGGGGTGTCGCGCCTGAGCACACGCTGAACCTTCCGCACACGCCGTGTCACGGAACCGCGGTGCGTGACCCTCGTGGTCGGCCGGTCGATCCCAGCATGCTGGCTCGCGCGGAGAGCGAGGTCGCGGATCGCGTGCGCGCGTGAGTGCGAGCCGATCATCCGCGTTCAGCCGCGTGACGGACGCAAGACTGGTGTCCATGGCACTCGCGAAGGGAGCGACCATGGGCAGCAGCGTCGAGATGCAGAACGACGAACGCTCGCTCAATCTCGATGCGATCAGGGCGAGCCTCGAGGACGCGGCAGCCGTGCTGGCGGAGATGACGGCCGGCGACGCGCGCGGCGCGGAAGACGACACCACCGCCGTCGGCAACCACCCCCGCGCCGGCGACAGCGCGCCTGGCATCGCCCGGCCACGGTAGCGGTCGAGGAACTCCCTACTGGACCGGCTCACCGCCCGGTGGTTCGATCAATGCGGGCGTCCAGGGGGACGGCCGAGAGCCGGAGCGGAACGGAGGTGGCGGTGGCGGTCCAGGGTTCGTGCGAGAGCCGCTTCGCCCAGGTCGGCGAGGAGTTCGAGCGCAACTTCGCCGAGCGGGGCGAGGTCGGTGGCAGCCTGTGCGTGACCGTCGACGGCGAGGTCGTCGTCGACCTCTGGGGCGGCACGGCCGACGTCGCCACCGGTCGACCGTGGGACGCCGACACCGTGTCTGTGGTGTGGTCGTGCACCAAGGGGGCTACCTCGCTGTGTGCCCACCTCCTCGCCGACAGGGGAGAGCTCGACCTCGAGGCCCCCGTGGCGCGCTACTGGCCCGAGTTCGCTAAGAACGGAAAGGCCGACGTCCCCGTGCGGATGCTCCTCAACCACCAGGTCGGCCTCCCGGCCGTGCGGGAGTTCCTGCCCAACGGAGCTTTCGCCGACTGGGACCTGATGGTCGAGACGCTGGCGGCCGAGGAGCCGTTCTGGGAACCGGGCACCCGCCACGGCTACCACGCCCTCACCTTCGGGTGGTTGGTCGGCGAGGTCGTGCGCCGGGTCTCTGGGCAGTCGCTCGGGCAGTTCTTCGCCGAGCACGTGGCCCGCCCCCTCGGCCTCGACTTCTGGATCGGCCTGCCCGAGGCGCACGAGCCGCGCGTGGCCTCGGCCATCGCTGCCATCCCTGCGGCGGACCAGCCGTTGCCCCCGTTCTTCGAGGCCGCCCTGTTGGCTCCGCAGTCGGTGCCCGGACTGGTGCTGTTGAACAACGGCGGGCTCATGGCCGACCCGAACAGCCGCGCGGTGCGCGCGGCCGAGCTCGGAGCGGCCGGTGGTGTCACCAACGCACGCGGCCTGGCGGGGATGTACCGGCCTTTGGCGAACGGCGGCGCTCCGCTCGTGCGTCCGGAGACGATCGCGCGCATGGCTGCGGTCAGCTCGGCCGGCGTCGACGCGGTGATGCTCGCGCCGTCGCGGTTCACCCTCGGCTTCTTCAAGACGGTCGGCGAGCTCGGCCCCAACGGCGTCTGCACGCTCGGTGAAGAGGCCTTCGGTCACCCGGGCATGGGGGGATCGATCGGCTTCGCCGACCCCGCCTGTCGCCTGTCGTTCGGTTACGCGATGAACAAGCACGGGCTCGGCACGCTGCTGAACGACCGGGGTCAGCCGATCGTCGACGCCACCTACCGCGCGCTCGGCTACCGCACCTCCGAGCCCGGGGCCTGGATCCGCTGACCGCTGGGACGAAGCGCCGCTTCTTGGCGCACGTAACCGCCGTCGCGGCGGTTCAGTACGACAAGAACGGGGTTGCACGGGACAATCGCGGCGTGCGTGTGAGCCCTGATGCGTTCGAGCAGCTGGTCGCCGAGGCACTCGACCGGCTCCCGGCCGAGCTCGCCGCGGTGATGGAGAACGTGGCGGTCATCGTCGAGCAATGGCCGACGTCGGAGCAGCTCGGGGGCAGGCGCGGGACCCTCCTGGGGCTCTACGAGGGCGTCGCGCTCACGAATCGCTCGCCGTTGTCCTACAGCGGCGCCATGCCCGACCGCATCACGATCTTCCAGGGCCCGATCAGCGAGCGAGCCGCCGACGAGGCCGAGCTGGTCGACCTCGTGCAGACGACGGTGATCCACGAGGTCGCCCACCACTTCGGCATCTCGGACGAGCGGCTCGACGAGCTCGGCTGGGCCTGACCCCTCGGCGGGACCGAGCGGTCCACGCCGACGACGTGTCGAGGGCACTATCATCGAACAGGTGTTTGGCTGGCTCGACGACTTGAACCCCGAGCAGCGCCGGGCGGTGCTCCACGACGACGGCCACCTGCTGATCGTTGCGGGAGCCGGCAGCGGCAAGACGCGGACGCTGGCCTGCCGGGTCGCGCGCCTCCTGGCCGGCGGCGCCCGCCCCGAGCGGATCCTGCTGCTGACCTTCTCGCGGCGAGCGGCGCGCGACATGCTCACGCGAGCGGCCCAGCTCGCCGAGGCGGAAGGTGCCCGCCGGGTCTGGGGTGGCACGTTCCAC
The Actinomycetota bacterium DNA segment above includes these coding regions:
- a CDS encoding DUF3040 domain-containing protein, with the protein product MRGRGRERGPRRRGKALALTEYEERVIAELEAQLRPDDAAADDSVWFAHFDASGSRLPRRSRGRLALLVACFLGGIALLVAVRHAWFAVEMSNVSGLSTASITSALGVVGCATALASALMLWQLVRVPHHPR
- a CDS encoding beta-lactamase family protein, with translation MAVAVQGSCESRFAQVGEEFERNFAERGEVGGSLCVTVDGEVVVDLWGGTADVATGRPWDADTVSVVWSCTKGATSLCAHLLADRGELDLEAPVARYWPEFAKNGKADVPVRMLLNHQVGLPAVREFLPNGAFADWDLMVETLAAEEPFWEPGTRHGYHALTFGWLVGEVVRRVSGQSLGQFFAEHVARPLGLDFWIGLPEAHEPRVASAIAAIPAADQPLPPFFEAALLAPQSVPGLVLLNNGGLMADPNSRAVRAAELGAAGGVTNARGLAGMYRPLANGGAPLVRPETIARMAAVSSAGVDAVMLAPSRFTLGFFKTVGELGPNGVCTLGEEAFGHPGMGGSIGFADPACRLSFGYAMNKHGLGTLLNDRGQPIVDATYRALGYRTSEPGAWIR
- a CDS encoding metallopeptidase family protein, which translates into the protein MENVAVIVEQWPTSEQLGGRRGTLLGLYEGVALTNRSPLSYSGAMPDRITIFQGPISERAADEAELVDLVQTTVIHEVAHHFGISDERLDELGWA